From a region of the Candidatus Margulisiibacteriota bacterium genome:
- a CDS encoding helix-turn-helix domain-containing protein, with the protein MPSEISSETLKKLISKKMEFLRKNSDETNEAAADSLDIDLSEFYRILKGHRLPHLKTLLRISKKYGVSMDWWFNDLSDTPLDKNKFRQRAFELQIVSLVKKLDAGFQEFILTLVKDLVRRTSSKRQNKLWLAIDRRGGKKFVL; encoded by the coding sequence ATGCCCAGTGAAATAAGCAGTGAAACATTAAAAAAACTGATTAGTAAAAAAATGGAGTTTTTGCGTAAAAACAGCGATGAGACAAACGAGGCGGCGGCGGATAGTTTGGATATTGATTTAAGCGAGTTTTACCGTATTCTCAAAGGCCACCGCTTACCGCATTTAAAAACTTTATTGCGGATCAGTAAAAAATATGGCGTGAGCATGGACTGGTGGTTTAATGACTTGTCGGACACGCCGCTGGATAAAAATAAATTCCGGCAAAGAGCCTTTGAGCTGCAGATAGTCAGTCTGGTCAAAAAACTGGACGCTGGATTTCAAGAGTTTATCCTAACGCTGGTCAAGGATTTGGTGCGAAGAACCAGCTCAAAAAGACAGAATAAGTTATGGCTGGCAATTGACCGGCGCGGCGGCAAAAAGTTTGTGTTATAA